CAGCGGTACTGAGACGCTTTTCCAAAAGGCCCGTATCGTAAGTGTTAACCTTACAGCCAAAGGTGTGAATAGCGTATCGGGTCGATGACGGATGGCTCATTCAATCCACCCTCCGCCCAAAAGCTGCTGCCCGCGATAAAAGACAGCTGCTTGTCCCGGGGTGATGGCCCTTTGTGGCTCATCAAAACGCACAACGATGTCGCCGCTCACCTGGGGCATCAGCTCAGCCATGGCACCTTTATGTTGAAAACGAATCTTGCAGCGCAACTTCTCCCCCTCTTTCCATGTGTCCAACCAGGTGGGGTTGGTAATGGTCATGACTGAGGAGTAGAGATGAGATTCATCACCCAACCACACGCTTTGATCTTCAGCATCGATCTTGACCACGTAAATGGGGTCGCCAACGGCAACCCCAAGACCCTTGCGTTGGCCATAAGTGAATTGATGAATTCCCTGATGTTTGCCGAGAACCTCTCCGCCCGGAAAGCGTTTGATCAGACCGGGTTTAAGTTGATCTTTAGGCACCTGACTTTCAATAAAATGGGCATAACCGGATTTACCAATAAAACAAATGCCGGTGGAATCCTTTTTTTGCGCTACACACAGTCCCCGGTCCTCAGCATACTGGCGAAGATCGCCCTTTTTCCACGTGCCGACGGGAAACAACAAGTAAGGGAGAATCTCCCTATTGAGAGTGAAAAGAAAATAAGTCTGATCCTTCCAATCATCCTCACTGGTGATGATCTGAGGCTGCCCCTCAGAGCCGGTCTGCAGTGTTGCGTAGTGACCCGTGGCCAGGAACTGACAGTCCAGCTCCTTCATCTTCTGCACCAAGTGGTCAAACTTCAGGTAAGTGTTGCAGTTCACACATGGAACCGGAGTGCGACCCTGCAGATAGGCACCAACAAAATCATCAATCACTTGGGACTTAAACTTGGCCTCGCAGTTCATCACGTAAAAGGGAATGTTCAACTTGTCCGCCACAGCCCGGGCATCATCCACGTCAATGCTTGAGCAACAGGTGCCGTGTCCTTCCTGAATCTCACAACTGTCGGCGGAGTAATCCCACACCTGCATCGTGACACCCACTACATCGTATCCCTGATCAACAAGTAAAGATGCGGCCACAGAAGAGTCCACTCCACCACTCATGGCAACCAGGACCCGCCCTTTTTGGTTAGGTGCATTCTGGGCATTCATTACTCAGCCCCTTCTGCATGCAGCGATCGCAATCGGTCCACAGTTTCCTTGAGGGCATCAACAAACTGGTTAATGTCTTCGCATGTCGTTCCCCAGCCCAAACTCACACGCAGGGTACTTTGGGCCTCTTCACGACTCAGTCCCATTGCCAGCAGCACAGGACTGGGCTCGGGATTGCCAGCGCTACAGGCTGCCCCGGTTGAGACCGCAAAACCTTTCATGTCCAAGTTCATCAGTAAGGTTTCCCCGTCGATCCCAGGGATTAAAACACAGGATGTGTTAGGTAGACGCTTCCCTTCTCGGCCGGTGACGGAAGTTCCTGTGATTTCTTTTGTAATCCGACTCTCCAAATGGTCACGAAGGTCCTTCGTCTCCCCCGCCCGCTGTTCCACCTCACTCTTAAAGCGCGCCATCCAGCCCATGGAAGCAATGGAAAGCACATTTTCTGTTCCTGCTCGTCTCCCCCGCTCCTGCCCACCGCCATGGATGAGACTCTCCAAATGAACACCCTTGCTGGCATAGAGAAAGCCACCACCCTTGAGCCCGTAGAACTTGTGCCCGGAAAAAGAGGCCAGATCCACCTCCCACTTTTTCACATCAACCACCGCCTTGCCCAGAGCTTGAACGCCATCACAATGAAAGAGGGCTCCCACCTCATGAGCCATCTTGGCCATCTTTTTGACAGGAAATATATTCCCGGTTTCGTTGTTGGCATACATGACCGAAACTAAGCTGGTTTGTTCATTGAGAAGTTCATCATAGGCCATCAGGTCGATCTGCCCATCGCGATCCACGGGGATAACATGAACATCCGCTCCCTGCCGGGCGATATACTCCATTGTCTTACGCACGCTGGGATGCTCAACGGCACTCATCAAGAATCGAGGACGGTCACTCAATCGCTGACCGGAAAAATCATTTAATCGGCGAGAATCAAAAACACCCTTGATGGCCAGATTGTTGGCCTCGCTACCCCCACTGGTAAAGATGATTTCCAGAGGGTCAGACCCAACCAAGGCCGCAACATTTTGCCGAGCCTCCCGCAGTAGCGTTTTGGGGCCTCGACCATCCCAGTGAATGGATGAGGGGTTCCCCCACCTGGAGCACCAAACCACCAACTCATCTCCTAGACCTTGAGCCAGAGGAGTCGTCGCATTGTGATCCAGGTAAATCCGGTCTGGATGATGGAGAGCAAATGGATTGGGACTCATAGTGCGCCGCACGCTACCATAGGTCCAGTAGTGACTCAAGATGGTTTCTAACCTCAAGAGAATGCGTCCGTTTTCCGAAAAATGAG
This is a stretch of genomic DNA from Pseudobdellovibrionaceae bacterium. It encodes these proteins:
- the mnmA gene encoding tRNA 2-thiouridine(34) synthase MnmA produces the protein MNAQNAPNQKGRVLVAMSGGVDSSVAASLLVDQGYDVVGVTMQVWDYSADSCEIQEGHGTCCSSIDVDDARAVADKLNIPFYVMNCEAKFKSQVIDDFVGAYLQGRTPVPCVNCNTYLKFDHLVQKMKELDCQFLATGHYATLQTGSEGQPQIITSEDDWKDQTYFLFTLNREILPYLLFPVGTWKKGDLRQYAEDRGLCVAQKKDSTGICFIGKSGYAHFIESQVPKDQLKPGLIKRFPGGEVLGKHQGIHQFTYGQRKGLGVAVGDPIYVVKIDAEDQSVWLGDESHLYSSVMTITNPTWLDTWKEGEKLRCKIRFQHKGAMAELMPQVSGDIVVRFDEPQRAITPGQAAVFYRGQQLLGGGWIE
- a CDS encoding cysteine desulfurase, coding for MSPNPFALHHPDRIYLDHNATTPLAQGLGDELVVWCSRWGNPSSIHWDGRGPKTLLREARQNVAALVGSDPLEIIFTSGGSEANNLAIKGVFDSRRLNDFSGQRLSDRPRFLMSAVEHPSVRKTMEYIARQGADVHVIPVDRDGQIDLMAYDELLNEQTSLVSVMYANNETGNIFPVKKMAKMAHEVGALFHCDGVQALGKAVVDVKKWEVDLASFSGHKFYGLKGGGFLYASKGVHLESLIHGGGQERGRRAGTENVLSIASMGWMARFKSEVEQRAGETKDLRDHLESRITKEITGTSVTGREGKRLPNTSCVLIPGIDGETLLMNLDMKGFAVSTGAACSAGNPEPSPVLLAMGLSREEAQSTLRVSLGWGTTCEDINQFVDALKETVDRLRSLHAEGAE